One window from the genome of Nicotiana sylvestris chromosome 9, ASM39365v2, whole genome shotgun sequence encodes:
- the LOC104210059 gene encoding multiple C2 domain and transmembrane region protein 16, with protein MGTVRKLIVEVIDARNLLPKDGHGTSSPYVVADFYGQRRKTRTVIRDLSPVWNEMLEFSVGKPSDVFGDVLELDVFHDKFIGPTTRNNFLGRVKLSAKQFVKKGEEALIYYPLEKKYWFSWISGEIGLKIYFSEEVVPLPAPPPPPQEEIKADAEPAPPVESTPSPSEAAPPAEAPAPVAEGEKPNIDEPAVKPPAPQAEEAAPPQENPTTPEFEFDKEGSGVLMDPPAELPAQSDNFEHMKRSISLGSVPEVKLSNITGPRPISRASSVSSFVSEAASDRSGPIERSTFDLVEKMHYLFVRVVKARSLPTVSSPVVKIAVSGSHVVSKPARKTVLFEWDQTFAFGRDAPDSSSLLEVSVWDPLSAKSFDPTSDVAGHVFLGGICFDVSEIPLRDPPDSPLAPQWYRLEGGGAHRGDLMLATWVGTQADESFPEAWKTDTAGNPSSKSKVYQSPKLWYLRSSVIEAQDISQLTHSKESSYQIKAQLGFQVQKTKFITTTTGSPSWNEDLVFVAAEPFTEHYLLIFLIETRPPKEQTVLAVASIPLTTIERRVDDRKVASRWFTFEDPNEEKRVYKGRVHLRLCFDGGYHVMDEAAHVCSDYRPTARQLWKQPIGTVELGIIGCKNLLPMKTIKGKGYTDAYAVAKYGSKWIRTRTISDSLEPRWNEQYTWRVYDPSTVLTIGVFDCWEVFESDGCKESMRPDFRIGKVRVRISTLTTGKVYKNTFPLLLLSPAGLKKMGEIELAVRFIRATPTLDFLHVYSQPLLPMMHHVKPLGMVQQESLRTAAVKIVASHLTRSEPPLRREVVTYMLDADSHSFSMRKVRANWFRVINVIAGVIDIVKWIDDTRGWKNPTATLLVHALLVMLVWFPDLIIPTFAFYVFVIGAWNYRFRSRDTLPHFDTKISLAESLDRDELDEEFDALPCTRPNELVRARYDKLRMLGARVQTILGDFATQGERVQALVTWRDPRATGIFIGLCFVVAFILYLVPSKMVAMAFGFYYLRHPIFRDRMPSPALNFFRRLPSLSDRML; from the coding sequence atgggcacGGTGAGAAAGCTTATAGTAGAAGTAATTGACGCACGAAACCTCCTTCCCAAGGACGGCCATGGCACTTCAAGTCCTTATGTAGTTGCGGATTTCTATGGCCAGCGAAGGAAGACGAGAACTGTGATCCGTGATCTGAGCCCCGTATGGAATGAAATGCTGGAATTCAGCGTCGGAAAACCCTCCGACGTTTTCGGTGACGTGCTGGAACTCGACGTGTTTCATGACAAGTTCATTGGCCCTACAACGAGGAATAACTTCCTTGGAAGGGTGAAGTTGAGTGCCAAGCAGTTTGTGAAGAAAGGTGAAGAAGCTTTGATTTATTACCCTTTGGAGAAGAAATATTGGTTCAGTTGGATTTCCGGTGAAATCGGTTTGAAAATTTATTTCTCCGAAGAAGTTGTTCCTCTGCCAGCTCCACCGCCACCGCCACAAGAAGAAATCAAAGCTGACGCTGAGCCAGCACCACCAGTTGAGTCTACTCCGTCGCCATCAGAAGCTGCGCCACCTGCTGAAGCACCGGCGCCCGTAGCCGAAGGTGAGAAGCCAAATATAGATGAGCCAGCAGTGAAGCCACCAGCACCACAGGCTGAAGAAGCGGCGCCACCACAGGAAAATCCTACTACTCCAGAATTTGAGTTTGATAAAGAAGGGAGTGGTGTTCTAATGGATCCACCAGCGGAGCTTCCAGCACAATCGGATAATTTTGAACACATGAAAAGATCTATTTCATTAGGATCTGTACCTGAAGTTAAACTAAGTAACATTACTGGTCCTAGGCCAATTAGTCGTGCTTCATCAGTTAGCAGCTTCGTTTCTGAAGCTGCATCCGATAGATCAGGTCCAATCGAACGGTCCACATTTGATCTTGTAGAAAAGATGCATTATCTCTTCGTTCGAGTTGTTAAAGCTCGATCGCTTCCGACCGTCAGCAGCCCCGTCGTAAAAATTGCTGTTTCCGGCAGCCACGTTGTATCAAAGCCAGCCCGGAAAACGGTTTTATTTGAGTGGGACCAAACTTTTGCTTTCGGCCGAGACGCACCTGATTCCTCCTCCCTCTTGGAAGTCTCAGTGTGGGACCCTTTGAGTGCCAAGTCATTTGACCCCACATCCGACGTGGCAGGGCATGTCTTCTTAGGTGGCATTTGCTTTGATGTGAGTGAGATCCCTTTACGAGACCCACCTGATAGTCCTTTGGCTCCTCAATGGTATAGGCTTGAAGGAGGTGGGGCCCATAGAGGTGATCTAATGCTTGCCACGTGGGTTGGGACTCAAGCTGACGAATCATTCCCCGAAGCATGGAAGACCGACACAGCGGGTAATCCTAGTTCTAAATCAAAGGTATATCAATCTCCTAAATTATGGTACTTGAGATCATCAGTCATAGAGGCACAAGACATTTCTCAATTGACACATTCAAAAGAGTCATCATATCAGATTAAGGCCCAATTAGGATTCCAAGTTCAAAAGACGAAATTCATCACTACAACTACTGGGTCTCCATCTTGGAATGAAGACTTGGTATTTGTAGCAGCTGAGCCATTTACTGAACATTACTTGCTAATATTCCTAATAGAAACCAGGCCTCCGAAAGAGCAAACCGTTCTCGCAGTTGCTAGCATCCCGCTCACCACAATTGAGCGCCGAGTCGATGACCGTAAGGTGGCGTCGAGATGGTTTACATTTGAAGATCCTAATGAAGAGAAGAGAGTTTATAAAGGCAGAGTACACTTACGCCTTTGTTTCGACGGTGGATATCATGTGATGGACGAAGCAGCTCATGTTTGTAGCGATTATCGTCCAACTGCAAGGCAACTCTGGAAACAACCAATTGGGACTGTTGAATTGGGAATTATTGGATGCAAGAATTTGTTGCCCATGAAAACAATCAAAGGAAAAGGATATACGGATGCCTATGCAGTAGCTAAGTATGGGAGCAAGTGGATACGCACTCGTACTATATCTGATAGTTTAGAACCTAGGTGGAATGAGCAGTACACTTGGAGAGTTTATGATCCATCCACTGTGTTGACAATTGGAGTGTTTGATTGTTGGGAAGTATTTGAATCAGATGGTTGCAAAGAGTCTATGAGGCCAGATTTTCGGATTGGTAAGGTGCGTGTACGTATTTCGACACTGACGACAGGTAAAGTGTATAAGAATACTTTCCCGTTACTTTTATTGTCACCGGCTGGTTTGAAGAAAATGGGGGAGATTGAATTAGCAGTGAGATTCATACGTGCTACACCAACACTTGATTTCTTACATGTCTATTCACAACCTTTGTTGCCCATGATGCATCATGTGAAGCCTCTTGGCATGGTTCAACAAGAGAGTTTAAGGACTGCAGCTGTTAAAATAGTAGCAAGTCACTTGACACGGTCCGAGCCGCCTCTTAGGCGTGAGGTTGTGACTTACATGCTTGATGCGGATTCACATTCATTTAGCATGCGTAAAGTTCGTGCTAATTGGTTTAGAGTCATCAATGTGATCGCTGGAGTAATTGACATTGTCAAATGGATTGATGACACTCGTGGTTGGAAAAATCCAACTGCAACTTTACTTGTGCATGCACTTTTGGTAATGCTTGTGTGGTTCCCTGACTTGATCATCCCCACATTCGCATTCTATGTATTTGTGATCGGTGCATGGAATTACAGATTCAGATCTCGCGATACTTTACCCCACTTTGATACAAAGATCTCATTGGCAGAGTCACTTGATCGCGATGAGCTTGATGAAGAGTTTGATGCATTGCCTTGTACTAGACCAAATGAATTGGTACGAGCTAGATATGATAAATTACGCATGCTTGGTGCACGGGTTCAGACAATCTTGGGCGATTTTGCAACGCAAGGGGAGCGAGTGCAAGCATTGGTAACTTGGCGTGACCCTCGAGCCACAGGGATATTTATTGGGCTGTGCTTTGTGGTGGCATTCATTTTGTACTTGGTACCATCTAAAATGGTGGCTATGGCCTTCGGTTTCTACTATCTTCGCCATCCCATCTTCAGGGATAGAATGCCTTCACCAGCATTGAATTTCTTTAGAAGACTGCCTTCGCTTTCAGACCGAATGCTCTAG